One Euphorbia lathyris chromosome 1, ddEupLath1.1, whole genome shotgun sequence DNA segment encodes these proteins:
- the LOC136215332 gene encoding protein RAE1-like isoform X2: MEIELRHLKGLDIGSMHCLELMDIERSLKQGLDGVFNQRVENLEEENNPLIFELAMSRCPHPIPSSAFNNDGSIYAYSVCYDWSKDAENHNPQTAKTYIYLHSPQSVFEILFNNKLNNSSSNNNKGKR; the protein is encoded by the exons ATGGAGATTGAGCTCAG GCACTTGAAAGGATTAGATATCGGTTCGATGCACTGCTTGGAGCTCATGGACATAGAAAGAAGCCTTAAACAAGGCCTTGATGGTGTCTTTAACCAAAGG gttGAAAATTTGGAGGAAGAAAATAATCCTCTCATCTTTGAACTG GCCATGTCACGGTGCCCTCACCCTATACCTTCGAGTGCTTTCAACAATGATGGCTCAATATATGCATATTCG GTGTGTTATGACTGGAGTAAGGATGCAGAGAATCACAACCCACAAACCGCAAAGACATACATCTATCTGCATTCGCCACAG AGTGTTTTTGAGATTCTCTTCAACAATAAACTCAACAACAGCAGCAGCAATAACAACAAAGGCAAAAGATGA
- the LOC136215332 gene encoding floral homeotic protein GLOBOSA-like isoform X3, which translates to MEIELRHLKGLDIGSMHCLELMDIERSLKQGLDGVFNQRVSLISTLILINVLLYVENLEEENNPLIFELAMSRCPHPIPSSAFNNDGSIYAYSVCYDWSKDAENHNPQTAKTYIYLHSPQQQQ; encoded by the exons ATGGAGATTGAGCTCAG GCACTTGAAAGGATTAGATATCGGTTCGATGCACTGCTTGGAGCTCATGGACATAGAAAGAAGCCTTAAACAAGGCCTTGATGGTGTCTTTAACCAAAGGGTTAGCTTAATTAGCACCCTAATCTTAATTAATGTTCTACTATAT gttGAAAATTTGGAGGAAGAAAATAATCCTCTCATCTTTGAACTG GCCATGTCACGGTGCCCTCACCCTATACCTTCGAGTGCTTTCAACAATGATGGCTCAATATATGCATATTCG GTGTGTTATGACTGGAGTAAGGATGCAGAGAATCACAACCCACAAACCGCAAAGACATACATCTATCTGCATTCGCCACAG CAGCAGCAATAA
- the LOC136215332 gene encoding uncharacterized protein isoform X1, translating to MEIELRHLKGLDIGSMHCLELMDIERSLKQGLDGVFNQRVSLISTLILINVLLYVENLEEENNPLIFELAMSRCPHPIPSSAFNNDGSIYAYSVCYDWSKDAENHNPQTAKTYIYLHSPQSVFEILFNNKLNNSSSNNNKGKR from the exons ATGGAGATTGAGCTCAG GCACTTGAAAGGATTAGATATCGGTTCGATGCACTGCTTGGAGCTCATGGACATAGAAAGAAGCCTTAAACAAGGCCTTGATGGTGTCTTTAACCAAAGGGTTAGCTTAATTAGCACCCTAATCTTAATTAATGTTCTACTATAT gttGAAAATTTGGAGGAAGAAAATAATCCTCTCATCTTTGAACTG GCCATGTCACGGTGCCCTCACCCTATACCTTCGAGTGCTTTCAACAATGATGGCTCAATATATGCATATTCG GTGTGTTATGACTGGAGTAAGGATGCAGAGAATCACAACCCACAAACCGCAAAGACATACATCTATCTGCATTCGCCACAG AGTGTTTTTGAGATTCTCTTCAACAATAAACTCAACAACAGCAGCAGCAATAACAACAAAGGCAAAAGATGA
- the LOC136215332 gene encoding uncharacterized protein isoform X4 encodes MVSLTKGLKIWRKKIILSSLNCNKRRWLWRNDGKSKSISSISSEYEYERAMSRCPHPIPSSAFNNDGSIYAYSVCYDWSKDAENHNPQTAKTYIYLHSPQSVFEILFNNKLNNSSSNNNKGKR; translated from the exons ATGGTGTCTTTAACCAAAGG gttGAAAATTTGGAGGAAGAAAATAATCCTCTCATCTTTGAACTG CAATAAAAGGAGATGGCTGTGGAGAAATGATGGAAAATCAAAATCCATATCATCAATATCAAGTGAATATGAATATGAAAGA GCCATGTCACGGTGCCCTCACCCTATACCTTCGAGTGCTTTCAACAATGATGGCTCAATATATGCATATTCG GTGTGTTATGACTGGAGTAAGGATGCAGAGAATCACAACCCACAAACCGCAAAGACATACATCTATCTGCATTCGCCACAG AGTGTTTTTGAGATTCTCTTCAACAATAAACTCAACAACAGCAGCAGCAATAACAACAAAGGCAAAAGATGA